A window of Parasynechococcus marenigrum WH 8102 contains these coding sequences:
- a CDS encoding DUF3153 domain-containing protein, whose translation MNEQTAPLDLTIAETALERGDYGQCLEQLTPLAEARPLPDPEGARVRLLMVTALMGQGRDQEALTICQLLSRSGETQLRQQARQLLTILEAPALDRPERWSMRLPPLSIQASGDAAPVSSRRRRTRKPPPPPPPPTGPTRPPALGFAVLVAAVLLALTVALSGCVRMQADLSSPAPDRLQLAWEIQSSTDQLLPWQQRFDRTLQTLRPDVTVEHPRPGAQRITTAAMPSAAFRSTLTQVFQLLSASAGIDLPEPRIRLVERNWLVGVQQRLILQLDLDRLPDLPGVDLALGLNQGQVNQTLRSNEDINLEASSWRWSPLGLGSLVVAVLLLLSLLLQGVRRRLGFGFPELPS comes from the coding sequence GTGAACGAGCAAACGGCTCCGCTGGACCTCACAATCGCTGAAACCGCGTTGGAACGCGGCGACTACGGACAGTGCCTTGAACAGCTGACCCCGTTGGCGGAAGCCCGGCCTTTGCCGGATCCCGAGGGGGCCAGGGTCCGGCTATTGATGGTCACGGCCTTGATGGGTCAGGGGCGTGACCAGGAGGCCCTCACGATCTGTCAACTGCTGAGCCGTTCCGGTGAAACGCAGCTGCGCCAGCAGGCTCGCCAGTTGCTGACGATCCTCGAAGCCCCCGCGTTGGACCGTCCAGAACGGTGGTCCATGCGACTTCCACCATTGTCAATTCAAGCCAGTGGCGATGCCGCACCGGTGTCGTCCCGACGTCGCCGCACGCGCAAACCGCCACCACCGCCGCCACCGCCCACAGGTCCCACCAGGCCTCCGGCGCTGGGATTTGCCGTCCTGGTCGCCGCCGTGCTGCTGGCCCTAACGGTGGCCCTGAGCGGCTGCGTTCGCATGCAAGCCGATCTCAGCAGCCCGGCACCGGATCGTCTGCAGCTCGCCTGGGAGATCCAAAGCAGCACCGACCAACTCCTGCCCTGGCAGCAACGGTTTGACCGGACGCTCCAGACGCTTCGGCCTGATGTGACCGTGGAGCATCCCCGTCCGGGAGCTCAGCGGATCACCACCGCCGCCATGCCCTCCGCAGCCTTCCGGTCAACCCTCACCCAGGTGTTTCAGCTGTTGAGCGCCAGTGCCGGGATCGACCTACCTGAACCCAGGATCAGACTCGTGGAGCGCAACTGGCTGGTGGGGGTGCAGCAGCGCTTAATCCTGCAACTGGATCTCGATCGACTGCCGGACTTACCCGGGGTTGATCTGGCCCTCGGACTGAACCAGGGGCAGGTGAACCAAACCCTTCGTAGCAATGAAGACATCAACCTGGAAGCCAGCAGCTGGCGCTGGAGTCCTCTGGGTCTGGGCAGCCTTGTGGTGGCGGTTCTGCTGTTGCTGAGTCTGCTGCTGCAGGGGGTTCGACGTCGTCTCGGATTCGGCTTCCCGGAACTCCCCTCCTGA
- a CDS encoding DUF6561 domain-containing protein, whose translation MPGPVVNGVRQTTLSSSSSVTGGSSDEPQLPLMSEGTIRLLLLSSGELLMARLRITTDGDGQPAYQLIRPRRVLGCDSEAEGFTLTPFLNGLTPQSNLVLFKHAVASVLEPDGLLLQAYATQTSQECPLEETPVERLKRAFQEFTESFEG comes from the coding sequence ATGCCAGGTCCAGTTGTGAACGGTGTACGTCAGACCACGTTGTCGAGTTCGTCCTCCGTGACAGGTGGGTCGTCGGACGAGCCCCAGTTGCCTCTGATGTCGGAGGGCACCATTCGCCTTCTCCTTTTGAGCAGTGGTGAGTTGCTCATGGCACGGTTGCGCATCACCACCGATGGAGACGGTCAGCCTGCTTATCAATTGATTCGCCCCAGGCGGGTGCTTGGCTGCGACAGCGAGGCTGAGGGCTTCACCTTGACCCCTTTTCTTAATGGTCTCACTCCCCAGAGCAACCTGGTGTTGTTCAAGCATGCGGTGGCCTCAGTGCTTGAACCCGATGGCCTCCTGCTGCAGGCTTATGCAACCCAGACCTCCCAGGAGTGTCCCCTGGAGGAAACACCGGTGGAGCGCCTGAAACGCGCGTTTCAGGAATTTACGGAGAGTTTTGAGGGTTAA
- the hemC gene encoding hydroxymethylbilane synthase, producing MALTELRIASRRSQLAMVQTNWVKAELEKAHPGLTITVEAMATQGDKILDVALAKIGDKGLFTKELEAQMLVGRAEIAVHSLKDLPTNLPEGLMLGCITEREDPADALVVNAKNANHKLDTLPEGAVVGTSSLRRLAQLRHHYPHLSFKDVRGNVITRLEKLDSGDYDCLILAAAGLERLGFGNRIHQIIPGDISLHAVGQGALGIECVEDKPEVLEIIKVLEHTTTSRRCLAERAFLRELEGGCQVPIGVNSQINNEELTLTGMVASLDGKRLIRDEASGSAADPESIGIELAGKLKHQGAGAILKEIFDEVRPEA from the coding sequence ATGGCTCTCACCGAACTGCGCATCGCCTCACGTCGCAGTCAGCTGGCGATGGTGCAGACCAACTGGGTGAAGGCGGAATTGGAGAAGGCCCACCCTGGACTCACCATCACGGTGGAGGCGATGGCCACGCAGGGGGACAAGATCCTGGATGTGGCCCTGGCCAAGATTGGCGACAAGGGCTTATTCACCAAGGAACTGGAAGCGCAGATGCTGGTGGGACGCGCGGAGATCGCCGTCCATTCTCTGAAGGATCTGCCCACCAACCTGCCTGAAGGCCTGATGCTGGGCTGCATCACTGAACGGGAAGATCCAGCTGATGCTCTGGTGGTGAATGCGAAAAATGCCAACCACAAACTCGACACCCTGCCGGAGGGTGCCGTGGTGGGCACCAGCTCCCTGCGCCGGCTGGCCCAGCTGCGGCATCACTACCCACATCTGAGCTTCAAGGACGTTCGCGGCAACGTGATCACGCGCCTGGAGAAGCTCGACTCAGGCGATTACGACTGCTTGATCCTGGCGGCAGCAGGCTTGGAGCGCCTGGGATTCGGCAACCGGATCCACCAGATCATCCCGGGTGACATCTCTCTTCATGCCGTTGGCCAGGGCGCCCTCGGCATCGAATGCGTGGAAGACAAGCCAGAGGTTCTGGAAATCATCAAGGTGCTGGAGCACACCACCACCTCACGCCGCTGTCTGGCGGAACGCGCCTTCCTGCGAGAGCTGGAGGGGGGCTGCCAGGTGCCGATCGGTGTCAACAGCCAGATCAACAATGAAGAACTCACCCTCACGGGCATGGTGGCCAGCCTGGATGGCAAGCGCCTGATCCGCGATGAGGCCAGTGGTTCCGCTGCTGACCCCGAGTCCATTGGCATCGAGCTGGCTGGCAAACTCAAGCACCAGGGTGCGGGAGCCATCCTCAAGGAAATCTTTGATGAGGTCCGTCCTGAGGCCTGA
- the priA gene encoding replication restart helicase PriA, which translates to MKFSGLCNPSEKPPDLVEVWLEAGREGRTFTYSADAALGLQAGDLVQVRLRGRPLHGLVVARYNVSLGATVPDKVQAVEGLVQQAAVDPQWRLWLEGVAERCHLSVFRMLKAALPAGWLGQARTLSEGRALLWVERLQPPVPAPPLTSRQQQLLNALDVAGSGLWQRSLEASGFSPSMVRVLETKGWVRRDRRPLSTGVMSVAPLEAARPLTSEQQQVMQRFEAVPDGEGMLLWGITGSGKTEVYLQLAEKELAAGRHVLILTPEIGLIPQLVDRCRRRFGSRVLEYHSGCRDRERLQVWRRCLAPEQPLLVVGTRSAVFIPLSPLGLVVLDEEHDSSYKQAAPMPCYHARDLAWDRIRAGGGRLVLGSATPSLDSWVQLHPDGPLRLGRLTQRISQQSLPPVHVVDMRHELAEGHRRLISRPLMDRLAELPEKGEQAVILVPRRGYSPFLGCRSCGEVVMCPNCDVALTVHRGSGGRQWLRCHWCDHRDEIGNRCAHCGSTAFKPFGAGTQKVMELLNEELDGLRLLRFDRDSTGGRDGHRRLLDRFASGKADVLIGTQMLAKGMDLPQVTLAAVLAADGLLHRPDLRASEQALQLLMQLAGRAGRGERPGQVLVQTYCPDHPVIRHLVDGRYEAFLAQEVQLRREAALVPFSRACLLRLSGESASATATAASVLAERVRPLCRDRGWWLLGPAPAPVARVAGRSRWQLLLHGPVGSPLPLPPGPTLWDELPRGVALAVDPDPLEL; encoded by the coding sequence ATGAAGTTTTCAGGCCTTTGCAACCCCTCCGAAAAGCCTCCTGATCTCGTTGAGGTCTGGCTTGAGGCTGGGCGTGAGGGCAGGACCTTCACCTACAGCGCCGATGCAGCACTTGGATTGCAGGCCGGCGATCTGGTGCAGGTGCGGCTGAGGGGACGCCCTCTGCATGGATTGGTGGTTGCCAGATACAACGTGTCCTTGGGGGCCACAGTGCCGGACAAGGTTCAGGCGGTTGAAGGCCTGGTGCAGCAAGCTGCCGTTGACCCCCAGTGGCGCCTCTGGCTTGAGGGTGTGGCTGAACGCTGCCATCTCAGTGTGTTCCGGATGCTGAAAGCAGCCCTACCCGCCGGTTGGCTGGGCCAGGCCCGGACCCTGTCTGAAGGTCGTGCCCTGTTGTGGGTGGAGCGGTTGCAGCCACCCGTGCCCGCTCCGCCTCTCACGTCCCGCCAGCAGCAACTCCTGAATGCGCTGGATGTTGCGGGGTCGGGACTGTGGCAGCGCTCGCTGGAAGCCTCGGGCTTCAGCCCATCCATGGTCCGGGTCTTGGAGACAAAAGGCTGGGTGCGCCGGGATCGGCGTCCCCTCTCCACAGGGGTGATGTCTGTTGCCCCACTGGAGGCCGCTCGGCCCCTCACCAGCGAGCAGCAGCAGGTGATGCAGCGCTTTGAGGCCGTTCCCGATGGAGAGGGGATGCTGCTTTGGGGCATCACCGGGTCGGGCAAGACCGAGGTATACCTGCAGTTGGCGGAGAAGGAGTTGGCGGCCGGCCGTCACGTGTTGATCCTCACCCCTGAAATCGGCCTGATTCCTCAGTTGGTGGATCGTTGCCGACGTCGCTTCGGCTCCAGGGTTCTCGAATATCACAGCGGTTGCCGGGATCGAGAGCGCCTCCAGGTGTGGCGCCGCTGCCTCGCGCCCGAGCAGCCTCTGCTGGTGGTGGGAACACGCTCAGCAGTGTTCATTCCCCTCTCGCCACTGGGGTTGGTGGTGCTGGATGAGGAACACGACAGCTCATATAAACAGGCCGCACCGATGCCCTGCTACCACGCCAGGGACCTGGCTTGGGATCGGATTCGTGCCGGTGGTGGGCGCCTGGTGCTCGGCAGCGCCACCCCATCACTGGACAGCTGGGTGCAACTGCATCCCGATGGGCCCCTGCGTCTGGGACGTCTGACTCAGCGGATCTCCCAGCAGTCTCTGCCTCCTGTCCATGTGGTGGACATGCGGCATGAGCTCGCCGAAGGACACCGTCGACTGATCAGTCGTCCGCTGATGGATCGATTGGCCGAGCTGCCGGAGAAGGGGGAACAGGCGGTGATCCTCGTGCCACGACGGGGCTACAGCCCTTTTTTGGGGTGCCGTAGTTGTGGGGAGGTGGTGATGTGCCCGAACTGTGATGTGGCGCTCACGGTCCACCGCGGTTCCGGTGGTCGTCAGTGGCTGCGTTGTCACTGGTGTGATCACCGAGATGAGATCGGCAACCGTTGCGCCCATTGCGGGTCCACCGCCTTCAAGCCCTTCGGTGCCGGAACCCAGAAGGTCATGGAGTTGCTCAATGAGGAATTGGATGGGCTGCGGCTGCTCCGGTTCGACCGTGACTCCACCGGTGGTCGTGACGGACACCGTCGCTTGCTGGATCGTTTTGCCTCCGGCAAGGCGGATGTGTTGATCGGAACCCAGATGTTGGCTAAGGGCATGGACCTTCCCCAGGTGACGCTGGCGGCGGTGCTGGCGGCGGATGGCCTGTTGCACCGTCCCGATCTACGGGCCTCAGAACAGGCTCTGCAATTGCTGATGCAGCTGGCGGGTCGTGCTGGGCGGGGCGAACGCCCCGGTCAGGTGCTGGTGCAGACCTACTGCCCTGACCATCCCGTGATTCGCCACCTGGTGGATGGCCGGTATGAGGCTTTCCTGGCCCAGGAGGTGCAGCTGCGGCGGGAGGCGGCGCTCGTGCCCTTCAGCCGCGCCTGTCTGCTGCGGTTGTCCGGTGAGTCCGCCAGCGCCACCGCCACGGCGGCATCGGTTCTGGCGGAGCGGGTGCGTCCTCTCTGTCGCGACCGTGGCTGGTGGTTGTTGGGGCCTGCCCCAGCCCCGGTGGCACGGGTGGCAGGGCGGAGCCGATGGCAGTTGCTGCTCCACGGTCCGGTGGGCTCCCCCCTGCCGCTTCCCCCCGGCCCGACCCTCTGGGACGAACTTCCTCGAGGTGTGGCTCTGGCGGTGGATCCTGATCCCCTGGAGCTGTAG
- the rpoD gene encoding RNA polymerase sigma factor RpoD translates to MSPAATKTAQPDIVLLANSEGEVREVKSNAETKKAPARRRSSKASAKDLTAAADELLSAADPKKAEAGKTKAKAAPKASTKKTTAKAATAKKPAAKKASAKKASSKTSAETDAAPAKAVVAKPEIVLSPEEKAKAIAAEKAAKAKALASIKIGPKGVYTEDSIRVYLQEIGRIRLLRPDEEIELARKIADLLHLEELAAQFESDNGREPDKKEWAALVEMPLIRFRRRLMLGRRAKEKMVQSNLRLVVSIAKKYMNRGLSFQDLIQEGSLGLIRAAEKFDHEKGYKFSTYATWWIRQAITRAIADQSRTIRLPVHLYETISRIKKTTKVLSQEFGRKPTEEEIAESMEMTIEKLRFIAKSAQLPISLETPIGKEEDSRLGDFIEADIENPEQDVAKNLLREDLEGVLATLSPRERDVLRLRYGLDDGRMKTLEEIGQIFDVTRERIRQIEAKALRKLRHPNRNGVLKEYIK, encoded by the coding sequence ATGAGCCCTGCCGCCACCAAAACCGCCCAGCCGGACATCGTTCTGCTGGCCAACTCCGAGGGAGAGGTGAGGGAGGTCAAGTCAAACGCTGAAACCAAGAAGGCTCCGGCCCGACGTCGCAGCAGCAAGGCCAGCGCCAAGGATCTGACGGCAGCAGCCGACGAGCTTCTGTCCGCCGCCGACCCCAAGAAGGCTGAGGCCGGCAAAACAAAAGCCAAAGCAGCTCCGAAGGCCAGCACGAAAAAGACCACGGCCAAGGCAGCAACAGCCAAGAAACCTGCTGCCAAGAAAGCCTCAGCAAAGAAAGCCAGCAGCAAGACCAGCGCTGAGACTGATGCGGCACCAGCCAAGGCTGTGGTGGCCAAGCCTGAGATCGTGCTGTCTCCAGAGGAGAAAGCCAAAGCCATTGCCGCTGAGAAGGCAGCGAAGGCCAAGGCGCTGGCCAGCATCAAGATCGGCCCGAAGGGTGTCTACACTGAAGACTCCATTCGGGTATACCTCCAGGAAATCGGCCGTATCCGCCTGCTCCGGCCCGACGAGGAGATTGAGCTGGCTCGGAAAATCGCCGATCTGCTCCACCTTGAAGAGCTCGCCGCTCAATTCGAGAGCGACAACGGCCGGGAACCCGACAAGAAGGAATGGGCGGCTCTGGTGGAGATGCCCCTGATCCGCTTCCGTCGGCGCCTGATGCTCGGACGTCGGGCCAAGGAAAAGATGGTGCAGTCCAACCTGCGCCTGGTGGTGTCCATCGCCAAGAAGTACATGAACCGGGGCTTGAGCTTCCAGGACCTGATCCAGGAGGGCAGCCTCGGCCTGATTCGCGCCGCCGAGAAGTTTGATCACGAGAAGGGCTACAAGTTCTCCACTTACGCAACCTGGTGGATCCGTCAGGCCATCACCCGTGCCATCGCGGATCAATCACGCACCATTCGCCTGCCGGTGCACCTTTACGAGACGATTTCCCGGATCAAGAAAACCACCAAGGTTCTCTCCCAGGAATTCGGTCGTAAGCCTACCGAGGAAGAGATTGCTGAATCGATGGAGATGACTATCGAGAAGCTGCGCTTCATTGCCAAGAGTGCCCAGTTGCCCATCTCCCTGGAAACCCCCATCGGCAAGGAAGAGGACTCCCGCCTCGGAGACTTCATCGAAGCCGACATTGAGAATCCTGAGCAGGACGTGGCCAAGAATCTTCTTCGTGAAGATCTCGAAGGAGTCCTTGCCACCCTCAGCCCCCGCGAACGGGATGTGCTGCGGCTGCGCTACGGCCTGGATGACGGACGGATGAAGACCCTCGAAGAGATCGGTCAGATCTTCGATGTAACCCGCGAACGTATCCGCCAGATCGAAGCCAAGGCCCTGCGCAAACTGCGCCACCCCAACCGCAACGGTGTTCTCAAGGAGTACATCAAGTAA